Proteins encoded together in one Cytophagia bacterium CHB2 window:
- the tig gene encoding trigger factor translates to MALDVQISTGEKWKRHIEINLTSSEFDPHVQKNLRTFQKQARLDGFRRGKVPMGMVQRLFGDEAKRKAIEDIIPDLLTEVSKQHRLNTVGPAQVDEIKFDEQAGLKLRATVEVQPEVELKNYSGFLLDKVVYDITDDDISEALERLREQNSWLESVETGAQPGHIVTADVQVVDALGVPLIGRHHKDQRFRVAPAGESTDDFTPQLVGVKPEESRRVKSVSEDAEGKPHEHFYRVDVKEVSEVKLPELDDELARTVGNFETLDELRQAIANDIRAQAEQRSRDDLHDALVEEILKNNPLELPESMLEAYTNAYFENLKSTFKDVKGIKDEDLREEAHKRTIRFLKWRYIREHIAEIEHLIVSEEEMRNYLTALASARNEEPQRLLNQTMNDEKKREDLRDRLENEKVLAFLETKMRIEPRKVPYKDRNKSKIITA, encoded by the coding sequence TTGGCTTTGGACGTACAAATATCGACCGGCGAGAAGTGGAAGCGCCACATTGAAATCAATCTCACCTCGAGTGAATTCGATCCACACGTACAAAAAAATCTGCGTACCTTTCAAAAACAGGCACGCCTCGACGGCTTCCGCCGCGGCAAAGTGCCGATGGGCATGGTGCAACGCTTGTTTGGCGACGAGGCGAAGCGCAAGGCCATCGAGGATATCATTCCCGATCTGCTGACGGAGGTCAGCAAGCAGCATCGGCTCAATACCGTCGGCCCCGCACAAGTCGACGAAATCAAATTTGATGAGCAGGCCGGTCTCAAACTGCGCGCCACCGTTGAAGTTCAGCCGGAAGTCGAGCTAAAAAATTACAGCGGCTTCCTGCTCGACAAAGTCGTTTATGACATTACCGATGACGATATTTCCGAGGCCTTGGAACGCTTACGCGAACAGAACAGTTGGTTGGAAAGCGTTGAAACCGGCGCGCAACCCGGGCATATCGTGACGGCGGACGTGCAGGTGGTTGACGCTCTCGGCGTGCCGTTAATCGGCCGCCATCACAAAGACCAGCGTTTCCGCGTGGCGCCGGCAGGCGAGTCCACGGATGATTTCACGCCGCAGCTTGTTGGCGTCAAACCCGAAGAATCGCGCCGCGTCAAAAGCGTAAGCGAAGATGCCGAAGGCAAACCGCATGAGCATTTCTATCGCGTCGACGTCAAGGAAGTTTCGGAAGTCAAACTTCCCGAACTGGACGATGAATTGGCGCGCACCGTCGGAAATTTCGAAACGCTGGACGAATTGCGGCAGGCGATCGCGAACGACATCCGCGCGCAAGCCGAGCAACGCAGCCGCGATGATTTGCATGATGCCCTGGTCGAAGAAATTCTCAAGAACAACCCGCTCGAGCTGCCGGAGAGCATGCTGGAGGCTTACACTAACGCCTATTTTGAGAATCTCAAATCAACCTTCAAGGACGTGAAAGGCATCAAGGACGAGGATTTGCGCGAAGAGGCGCACAAGCGCACGATTCGCTTCTTGAAATGGCGGTATATCCGCGAACATATCGCGGAAATCGAACACCTGATCGTTAGTGAAGAGGAGATGCGCAATTATCTCACCGCCCTCGCGTCTGCGCGCAACGAAGAGCCGCAACGCCTCCTCAATCAGACCATGAACGATGAAAAGAAACGCGAAGATTTGCGCGACCGGCTGGAGAATGAAAAAGTTCTGGCATTCCTGGAAACCAAAATGCGCATCGAGCCGCGCAAGGTGCCATACAAAGATCGGAATAAGTCGAAAATCATAACCGCATAA
- the clpP gene encoding ATP-dependent Clp endopeptidase proteolytic subunit ClpP has protein sequence MGLVPIVVEQTGRGERAFDIFSRLLKERIVFLGTAVDDAVASLTIAQLLFLEAEDPDKDIFIYLNSPGGSVSAGLAIYDTMQYIKPAVNTICMGLAASMGAVLLAAGAKGKRFALPHARIMIHQPWGGFQGQAADIEIQAKEILKIRERINQILADHTGQELSRIEKDSDRDFFMSAEEAAKYGLIDEIMTRKGIVKKK, from the coding sequence ATGGGACTCGTACCAATTGTTGTCGAACAAACCGGCCGCGGCGAACGCGCCTTTGATATTTTTTCACGCCTGCTCAAAGAACGTATCGTTTTTCTCGGCACCGCGGTAGATGATGCGGTTGCGAGTTTGACGATTGCGCAATTACTCTTTTTGGAAGCGGAAGATCCGGATAAAGATATCTTCATCTATCTCAACAGCCCGGGCGGCAGCGTGTCAGCCGGGTTGGCGATTTATGACACGATGCAATACATCAAACCGGCGGTGAACACCATTTGCATGGGCCTGGCAGCCAGCATGGGCGCGGTTTTGTTGGCAGCCGGCGCGAAAGGCAAACGCTTTGCGCTGCCGCATGCGCGCATTATGATTCATCAGCCCTGGGGCGGTTTTCAGGGACAGGCGGCGGATATCGAAATTCAAGCGAAGGAAATCTTGAAGATTCGCGAGCGCATCAATCAGATTCTTGCCGATCACACCGGCCAGGAACTCTCGCGTATTGAAAAAGATTCAGACCGCGATTTTTTCATGTCGGCGGAAGAGGCCGCGAAATATGGCCTCATCGACGAGATCATGACGCGCAAGGGCATCGTTAAGAAGAAATAG